The stretch of DNA GCCCTGAATGAAAAAGCCCATGACCAGTCATGGGCTTTTTCGTTGCGGCGTGGCGCTTACAGGTAGAAGGATTTCAGGGGCGGGAAGCCGTTGAATTCCACAGCGCTGTAGCTGGTGGTGTAGGCACCGGTGGACAGCCAGTACAGGCGGTCGCCGATGGCCAGGTTCAGCGGCAGGCCGTACTTGTAGTTCTCGTACATGATGTCGGCGCTGTCGCAGGTCGGGCCGGCGATCACCACTTCTTCCGTCTCGCCTTTTTTCTCGGTCCAGATCGGGAACTTGATGGCTTCGTCCATGGTTTCGATCAGGCCGGAGAATTTGCCCACGTCGGTGTAGATCCAGCGTTCCACGGCGGTCCGGGATTTACGCGCCACCAGCACCACTTCGCTGACCAGGATGCCGGCGTTGGCGATCAGCGAACGGCCAGGCTCGAGGATGATTTCCGGCAGCTCGTCGCCGAAGTCTTCCTTGAGGAAGCGGATGATTTCCTCGGCGTAGGTTTCCAGGCTGTTGGTCCGGGTGATGTAGTTGGCCGGGAAGCCGCCACCCATGTTGATCAGCTTGAGGTGGATGCCATCTTCTTCCTTCAGGCGCTCGAAGATCACCTTGACCTTGGCGATCGCCGCGTCCCAGACGCTGATGTCGCGCTGTTGCGAACCCACGTGGAACGACACGCCGTAAGGCACCAGGCCCAGGTCGCGGGCGAGGATCAGCAGGTCCATGGCCATGTCGGTCTGGCAGCCGAACTTGCGCGACAGCGGCCAGTCAGCGGTGGTCGAGCCTTCGGTGAGGATGCGCACATAGACTTTCGAGCCCGGCGCGGCCTTGGCGATGTTGCGCAGGTCGGCTTCGGAGTCGGTGGCATACAGACGCACGCCCTTCTCGTAGAAGTAGCGGATGTCCTTGGATTTCTTGATGGTGTTGCCGTAGCTGATCTGGTCCGGGCTGACGCCGCGGCCCAGCACCTTGTCCAGCTCGTAGATCGAGGCGATGTCGAAGTTCGAACCTTTTTCCCGCAGCAGGTCGATGATTTCGACGGCCGGGTTGGCCTTTACCGCGTAGTAGACCTTGGCGAACTCGAAACCGGCACGCAGGTCATCGTAGGCCTGGGCGATCATCTGGGTGTCGATGACCACGAACGGGGTTTCTTGCTTGTCGGCGAACGCCTTCATTTTCTGAAAGGTTTCGCGCGCGAAATAGTCTTCGACCTGAATCGACATACCTGGGAGCTCCTAATGGCAAACGGGTAAAAACAATGGGTGCAAATGAACGTCCTCCGTATCCCCACTTTGGTTCGCCTACTTCCCAAGGCATTGCCGCCGAAAGCAAAAAGGCCACCCAGATCGTTTGAGAGCTACTGCGTGCTGTGCGCCTTCGGCGCTACGCGAGCAATACTGCGTTGGGGAGAGGCTCGGAATGCTCATTTACAGCCAGTAAACTCCGCTTCCTCGCCTCTTCCCGCCTTGTCTTGCCTGCGCTCGCTACGCTCTCAAACGATCTGCAAAAGGTTTCCCTATGGCCTTGCTGTCTCGTCGTCAGTACTTGAGCCGGATGGATCGTTTCCAGCATGGACGTTCGGCGCGAACTTTAGGGCGTGAGGGGCCTGAGATCAACAAAAAATGTCGCGTTTTTGCACGCGTTCGTCGCGTGGCCCGAGCCAGTCATTTATGTAACCGACCCAGATGACAGGCTGATGTTCCCCAGGGTGGGGAATCCGTGGCGTGAGGGGCCCAGTGCGGGCTGGTGCCGCGAGGCACTGTAGC from Pseudomonas chlororaphis subsp. chlororaphis encodes:
- a CDS encoding type III PLP-dependent enzyme → MSIQVEDYFARETFQKMKAFADKQETPFVVIDTQMIAQAYDDLRAGFEFAKVYYAVKANPAVEIIDLLREKGSNFDIASIYELDKVLGRGVSPDQISYGNTIKKSKDIRYFYEKGVRLYATDSEADLRNIAKAAPGSKVYVRILTEGSTTADWPLSRKFGCQTDMAMDLLILARDLGLVPYGVSFHVGSQQRDISVWDAAIAKVKVIFERLKEEDGIHLKLINMGGGFPANYITRTNSLETYAEEIIRFLKEDFGDELPEIILEPGRSLIANAGILVSEVVLVARKSRTAVERWIYTDVGKFSGLIETMDEAIKFPIWTEKKGETEEVVIAGPTCDSADIMYENYKYGLPLNLAIGDRLYWLSTGAYTTSYSAVEFNGFPPLKSFYL